One Scleropages formosus chromosome 8, fSclFor1.1, whole genome shotgun sequence DNA window includes the following coding sequences:
- the vat1 gene encoding synaptic vesicle membrane protein VAT-1 homolog: MSGEDAPPQQQKPEEQSKQEAKSSEEPKAAEPKQQQQEPKAEPQAETPAAAEATGAEKPSAAATASEEEVQFTYRALVLSGYGGYDKVKLQVKKGKPALKAGDVLVRVKACGLNFADLLGRQGLYDRLPSPPVTPGMECSGVVEAVGEEVTDRKVGDKVLVICRNGLWQEVVAVPTDHTFLMPEGMSFEEAAALLINYITAYMILFDFGNLRPNQSVLIHMAAGGVGIAATQLCKTVKDVTVFGTASASKHEVISQGGVTHPIDYRTRDYVEEIRKISPKGLDIVLDPLGGSDTNKGFNLLKPMGKLITYGAANVLTGPKKNLFAVAKSWYNHFSVNVQSLMNSNKAVCGFHLGYLDGEFELVAQVANKVLELYGQGKIKPRVDSTWHFEQVGDAMRRMQERNNVGKVILLPEPKKEEEKKEEPKKEEEKKEEKKDKKEEKKEEKKKEEPKKEEN, from the exons ATGTCCGGCGAAGACGCACCTCCCCAGCAGCAGAAGCCCGAGGAGCAGTCGAAGCAGGAGGCCAAGTCGAGCGAGGAGCCCAAGGCGGCGGAGcccaagcagcagcagcaggagcccaAGGCGGAGCCCCAGGCTGAGACCCCGGCGGCCGCCGAGGCGACCGGCGCCGAGAAGCcctccgccgccgccaccgcctcCGAGGAGGAGGTGCAGTTCACCTACAGGGCCCTCGTGCTCTCCGGCTACGGCGGCTATGACAAGGTGAAGCTGCAGGTGAAGAAGGGCAAGCCCGCGCTCAAAGCCGGGGACGTGCTCGTGCGCGTCAAGGCGTGCGGCCTCAACTTCGCCGACCTGCTCGGCCGCCAGGGGCTCTACGACCGGCTGCCCTCGCCGCCCGTCACCCCCGGCATGGAGTGCTCCGGGGTGGTGGAGGCCGTGGGGGAGGAGGTCACCGACAGGAAG GTTGGTGACAAGGTCCTCGTGATCTGCCGCAACGGGCTGTGGCAGGAGGTGGTGGCAGTCCCGACCGACCACACCTTCCTCATGCCGGAGGGGATGAGCTTCGAGGAGGCCGCCGCCCTCCTCATCAACTACATCACCGCCTACATGATACTGTTTGACTTTGGCAACCTGCGGCCCAACCAGAGCGTGCTGATCCACATGGCAGCCG GAGGTGTGGGCATCGCCGCCACCCAGCTCTGCAAGACGGTGAAGGACGTGACCGTGTTCGGCACGGCATCCGCCAGCAAGCACGAGGTCATCAGCCAGGGTGGGGTCACACACCCCATCGACTACCGCACCCGCGACTACGTGGAGGAGATCCGCAAGATCAGCCCCAAGG GACTGGACATTGTCCTCGACCCCTTGGGCGGCTCGGACACCAACAAGGGCTTCAACCTGCTGAAGCCCATGGGGAAGCTCATCACCTACG GCGCCGCCAACGTCCTGACTGGGCCAAAGAAGAACCTGTTTGCCGTGGCCAAGAGCTGGTATAACCACTTCTCGGTGAACGTGCAGAGCCTGATGAACAGCAACAAGGCTGTGTGCGGCTTCCACCTGGGCTACCTGGACGGGGAGTTCGAGCTCGTCGCGCAGGTGGccaacaaggtgctggagctGTACGGCCAGGGCAAGATCAAGCCCCGCGTGGACTCGACCTGGCACTTCGAGCAG GTGGGTGACGCCATGCGGCGGATGCAGGAGCGGAACAACGTTGGCAAGGTGATTCTCCTCCCAGAGCccaagaaagaggaggagaagaaggaggagcccaagaag